From Anopheles arabiensis isolate DONGOLA chromosome 3, AaraD3, whole genome shotgun sequence, a single genomic window includes:
- the LOC120904368 gene encoding trypsin-4-like, with protein sequence MFEMLKLLIFLCSALSISECVKNRNKTYRIVGGHVVDIELHPYQVSVRELNEHICGGSIITNRWVLTAGHCVDDTIAAYMNVRVGSAFYAKGGTIHPVDSVTTHPDHVPYSWLADFALLHLKHAIVFSTIAQPIALAFRLDNALSDRECVVTGWGRTLNEEESFDKLRAVQIPLVSRVLCNATYEGKIDQTMICAGDFVDGGKGSCAYDSGGPLVCGDMQVGIVSWGKGCAMPGYPDVYSSVLYARAWINSIVHNSIE encoded by the exons atgtTCGAAATGCTAAAGCTACTTATATTTTTGTGCAGTGCTTTGTCAATTTCAGAATGtgttaaaaatagaaataaaacatacagAATTGTCGGTGGCCATGTAGTAGACATTGAATTGCATCCGTACCAAGTGTCTGTACGTGAATTGAACGAGCACATTTGTGGTGGATCGATAATTACCAATCGATGGGTATTAACAGCAGGTCATTGCGTAGA TGATACCATAGCTGCTTACATGAACGTGCGTGTTGGATCTGCGTTTTACGCAAAAGGTGGAACGATACATCCTGTGGACTCAGTGACCACACATCCAGACCATGTTCCGTATAGCTGGTTAGCGGACTTTGCTTTGCTGCATTTGAAACATGCGATAGTATTTTCTACAATCGCACAACCGATCGCTCTAGCCTTTCGCCTGGATAATGCTTTGAGCGATCGAGAATGTGTTGTCACCGGCTGGGGACGCACTCTaaacgaagaagaaagctTTGATAAGCTACGGGCGGTCCAGATCCCGTTGGTTTCGCGAGTACTGTGTAATGCTACATACGAAGGAAAGATCGATCAAACTATGATATGTGCGGGTGACTTTGTTGATGGCGGCAAAGGCAGTTGTGCGTATGATTCTGGAGGCCCACTGGTCTGTGGCGATATGCAAGTTGGAATCGTGTCCTGGGGTAAAGGGTGTGCGATGCCCGGATATCCGGATGTATATAGTAGTGTTTTATACGCAAGAGCGTGGATCAACAGCATAGTACACAATTCCATTGAATGA